The following are encoded together in the Cicer arietinum cultivar CDC Frontier isolate Library 1 chromosome 2, Cicar.CDCFrontier_v2.0, whole genome shotgun sequence genome:
- the LOC101502706 gene encoding (+)-cis,trans-nepetalactol synthase NEPS1-like: protein MAEASSNNGGLRLAGKVAIVTGGASGIGKETAHVFAEQGARVVVIADIQDELGNQVVASIGTQRCTYIHCDVADEDQVKNLVQSTVKTYGQVDIMFSNAGILSHTKQTIMELDISQANRVYAVNAQGMALCVKYAARAMVEGKVRGSIVCTASVEGSNGSLEFTDYTMSKHAVLGLMRSASVQLAAHGIRVNCVSPNGLATPLTVNYFGVSPEKVTEIFKQYSRLEGVVLTPRLVANAVLFLASNDSDFVTGLDLRVDGDFVLNKSS from the exons atggcagAAGCTTCATCCAATAATGGTGGTCTTAGGTTAGCCGGCAAGGTAGCCATCGTCACCGGAGGTGCGAGCGGCATCGGCAAAGAGACCGCACATGTCTTTGCCGAACAAGGTGCACGTGTGGTCGTCATAGCTGACATCCAAGACGAGTTGGGTAATCAAGTGGTTGCGTCCATTGGCACTCAAAGGTGTACCTACATTCACTGTGACGTGGCAGACGAAGATCAAGTTAAAAATCTTGTCCAATCAACCGTCAAAACTTATGGAcag GTGGATATTATGTTCAGCAATGCTGGGATATTAAGCCACACTAAACAGACCATAATGGAACTCGACATTTCTCAAGCTAATCGTGTGTACGCAGTCAACGCCCAAGGAATGGCGTTATGTGTGAAATATGCAGCGCGTGCAATGGTGGAGGGAAAGGTGAGAGGGAGCATTGTTTGCACAGCGAGTGTCGAAGGTAGCAATGGTAGTTTAGAGTTTACAGATTACACAATGTCAAAGCACGCAGTGTTAGGTTTGATGCGTTCAGCGAGTGTGCAACTTGCAGCACATGGGATTAGGGTTAATTGTGTTTCACCAAATGGATTAGCAACTCCACTCACTGTTAACTATTTTGGGGTCAGTCCTGAAAAGGTGACTGAGATTTTTAAACAATACTCAAGGTTGGAAGGAGTTGTGCTCACTCCTAGGCTCGTGGCAAATGCTGTGTTGTTTTTAGCATCTAATGACTCTGATTTTGTCACTGGTCTTGATCTTCGAGTGGATGGTGATTTTGTTCTTAACAAATCTAgctaa